The genomic stretch ggagaaggaaatggcaacccactccagtattcttgcctgggaaatcccgtggacagaggagcctggtgggctacagtccatagggctcccgagagtcagacccaacttagtgactaaacaacattgaTAGTATCTACGTGTCTAGAAGCTGGGGGAAAAGAACAACTGATCCACACTTACTGACTTCAGCATAGTACtaaattagtttttctctttgtagTAGACCTCAGTCTCAACTTACCTGAAGCTTTTGTGAATCAGATAACCTgtatccttttacttttaactgTGTATGCTAAATAAAGTATCTGTTCTTTCAATACAGAATTCAGACAAGGACCACAAAGTTTTAGTTAGAAACTAAAGgtttattttgaaaaagacataaaagacaaaaaaaaagacaaaaataatacttaaatcatatatatcaataactgtgacataaaaaatatatatcctcatatatacatatatgaaattaCATGAAGAAAATGCCTAGTAAGATGTTTGAAACCAAGAATGGGCTTGAACGGATTTCTAATGAAATGCAACTAAAAGTTTTGCTTAAAGTGTCTAGGCAATGTTCAGCAATATTCAAGACATTATGACAACTCTTCTATACCCCAGTTGCAACGGTCAGCAAAACAGGCTTCAAAACATGTTGTTTTAGCAGGATAGTTTTGGGTAATGATACTGTTTCCTTATGGACAACTACTTAACTCATCCACTATGTTGAGGTCTTCTTGTCTTTAAGAGTGTGCTGAATACAAGGATGAGTGAATTCCGGTGATAGAGAATGCAACAGCATAAAAATACTGAAGCATACATTTAAAGCAAAAGAGAACCCTAAGTCTGAAAAGAAGCCAAGAGTAGTTTTACTCCTGATACAAATAAATACATCCTAAGACTTAGTATACCAGTCTCTTTTGTATGCATAACAAACTCTGATATGTAAAATATCTGAGCAATTTGTGAGGTAAAACCTCTCAAAGTTTTACCATAatgtgcctttttcttttctttgctctaCTTTGCTTTTTGGCCTGTTTCTAAGGCTGCCAGTGAATACCCTCTGGAACTGCTTCACATGTCAGGTCCCCATAACCTCTCTCCTTGCCACCCTGGTTTGATGAGATGCTTGGAGGACTCATAGGACTCAGCACATCACTGTACTCATAGCTATGATTTACTCCAGCAAAAGCATTCAGAGCAGAAGAGCAAAGCGAAAGGTGTACAGGGCAAAGTCTGGGGGGAAAGCAGGCACAAACTTCCAGAGTCCTTTGCCAATAGAGTCCCACAGGATGTGCTTAATTCCTCCAGCAACTGAATTGTGCCATGTGTGAAAGGTTGTCTACCATAAAACCTCATTAAAGATGCagtgccaaaaacaaacaaacaaacagaagcaaacgATACCGCGCCAGGGAACTCcagctcagtggttaggactccatgctttcactgccaacagCCCGGGTTCAATACCTGcttggagaactgagatcccacaagccacacagcaggGCCAAatcaatacaaaacaaacaagctGTGCCAGGGTTGTTATTGTGGGCTATTCACATAGGTACATCCTGCCTAGCATAGATCCAAATTCTAGATTCCCGGGAAGAAAGCATGTGTTAACACAAACCACACTGTACAAACACCTTAGTCACAGAAAGCAACTCTAACTGACAAGAGTGGAAGGAAGCCTCTTGGAATCTAAGTTTCCAGATGCCAGCCAAGGTCCAACTTTTCAACCAGGCCTTTCAAAGGATCGAAGTCTGATCTGCTGTTATTCTTCTGCACACTTAGTGACAATCCCACAGGAATAATCAACATACTTTGAGATTCTAGACTCTTCTAATTCaaaaacatgcatttttaaaaaacataataaagtCTGCTACCTAAGATATGGTTAATGCACTCATGTTAATAAACTGCCATACTTACATTTGAGCTTTACTGAAAACTGGAAcaaaaatacatggaaaacaaaagaaaattcagtttTGTCTTAATGAACTTGGAATCTTAGTATTTCAATATAAAGAGGGCTCTTTCAGGTTGACTACTGGCAAAGTCTATAAATACCTGTGTTATAATTGCCTAGAAATGGGCTTCACACAAttacatataattaaataaaaataaacagttgaTAATTACTTGGCATTAATAGTTTGAACATTAACTTTAGAAGTAAGAGGTAAAGGAGGCACTATAACATCATGTTTATGAAGAGAATTTTTTTCAGCTAATATTTTGGGGATATAAGAGGAAACTTCCTTTTGTTGTTCTCGCCACTTGAGTACATTCTCTGCCAGTTCTTCTGTCTCAGTCACCAAAATATCCATCTTTGCTAAAGCTGTGCTCTGTAACAGATGAAAGAAGGGGAAAACGAGAGAAACCATGTCTCTCACTAATACATCATTACTGTATCATAAGAATTATGACACCAAAAGTTAACAACTTATCTTTTCCAGCCTCTTAATAGAAAGGCTCCTTAAATCTCctacacattctttttctttgtgagttCAACTCTCCTTTCTCTTTACTGATCACCTTCATGCAGATGACACTCAGTCTATACTGTCAAACTAACCTTCTTAAAGTTCAGTCCTACGTTTCAGTTTTCTGGAAATCTCCATCTAGATGCATATTCAGTATCTCAAACTCAATTTAACTACAGTTCAACAAACCATGACTAAACATTTACTCTCTGTATAAGACAtgtcagaaaacaaacttattggTTTCTTTAATCTCTTGATACTACTCATCCTCAAGGCCCCAAGGCTAGAAATTTCATTCCTTGGATGTGTCACTTGTCCAAATAGTAGCCACGTGATAGAAGCTTGACCTCTAGAATCTAAAATAATCAGCACAATCCTTTGTATTCAGATGCTTTAAATCTTTCATCTGAACAACTGTATTTATTCTCCAAGTTTCTtgcctttggttcctctgcctagtCCTCTAACCCACAGCTCATCAAATTTTAATGTGTACAGAAATCACCTGAGGAGCTTGTTAAACTATAGATTCAGATTCTGAAGGTCTAAGGTGAAGgagttctgcatttctaacaaggttCCAGGTAATACTGATGCTATGCTCATACCTGGGAGTGACAAGGCTCAGTCTACTCTACCGTTATTTTCTCCATGATTAAACTACAGTTCTGATTAAGTAAATCAACCCTCTGTGCACTactctaaaaacaaatgaaaaaaccatCCAACAGTTCCCCAATACTCAAAGTCTAAACTTCTTAGtctgattttcaaaatattccaTGAACTAACCCTGTGCCAATCTCCCTCTCAATGCCCTTAAAAATCAACTGGAGTACCAATCTTTCCTCAAATACCTATGCTCTCTAATTTTCATGTCTTGTCTCAAACTGCTTTTGGCTGAACTACTCTTTTTCACTGATTCTTCAAGATGCAGCTTGCTTCTAACTCCTATTTAAAACTTTACTGAAATATTCCTACTTCCTATTCTAGTCCCAATCTTCTTAAAACGAAAGTAATCACCCCTTTTTCTGTGCTTAACAGATAGCAACTTCTTTATCATTCTCTGCTGTACTCACTATGCAAATAATACTATAAAGTAAAAAGTATCTTATATTTTCTCTCACCAAACCTTGAGAATCTGAAGGAAGGGATTGGTCATATCTGTTTCTCTCTCATGATATATATAGCATAGTTCCTTGCACAATGAAGATAACAGATTTattaaatattagaataaaacaatgtaaaatgacttataaattttaaaaaaggcatcctaattaaaaaaaaaattcactgataaTATTAGCCATCAAAAAGTTAAACAGGGAGATCACACATTTGAGATTCTAGTATAAAAGAACCAATGATagttataagcaaggtgaaaggagATGAAGTACCTAAATGCTATTGGTAATACTCACCATTTTCTTTAGATCTGCATCTAAATGAGGGATATTTCTAATTGTTTCAAGATGATCTTCTAATCGCTCAATGAAAGTTACTGCCAATTCCAGCAAATGCACCATGTatctgaaggaagaagaaagagtcaactattttttttccacttgagatattttgtgttttcttttttccctttaattagaACTTTTAATATGAAATAAGAGAATTACAATCTACCCAATGAGTCATTAAATAATCTTTCTGCATTCATGGAAATATCAATGATAAAAAaggttcttctctttcattttaaataggAATTAGCTTGTCatccaaacagaaaaacagagagagacaacACTAATCCTGTCTAATGTTACCTAATGTTAGACAAACATGAATGTTAATCACTTTCTCACATAAGTAAAAAAATTTCTCTAGGTAAAACATTCCTTTTCAATCCACTTATTCTTGAAGGGTGAAGACAACAAGGATAAATGTGCTTCACTGAAATAGCCTACACATGAAACTACTTTAAATCTTTGTATTTGCAAAATGCCTTCAAATTATTACTTAGTTCTTCTGATATTTATAATGTATAGTATCTATATTAATGATATTTTACTATACTGAATATATTTACAAGCGTGGGATTTGTATATCTATTATATGACTGTAAGGTAAAAGATTTGACACTTAAGAGGAAATactgttccctggtggtccagcagttaagattctgcactccccaatgcaggggacctgggttccatccctagtcaggaaactagattctgcatgccacaattaaagatcctgtatgctgtaactaagacctgtcatagccaaataaataaaattttttttttttaaaaaggaaatattgatCGGCTCAGGGTCAGTTAGTAAGACACTGGTTGGAGAAAGCAATCAGATCACCAGATGCCTgctttttaactttattattatttattattaataacctACACCTTCAATTTGATACTTCCCATACTCCTTTGAGAAAAAGAGAGCATGCCCCTTCCATGGAATGGGAAGCTAAGGTAAAAACTTAAGTCATTTGCCCAAGGCTTTGAGGCATACAGTCAGCACAGGTAAGATCAGAATTGTAATTTTCCTCCTTTTGGTTGACCCTGTGTTCATCTGTCCCTGCTTAAACTCTCCCAACAGAATTTTTATAGAGAGATATTAACATAATAATAAATTTACATCACAGAAAACTGTCTATacacaataaaaatgattttatccaCCTTACTATGTTATGAAtctaatttctttcattaaagtCATTATAATTTCCAAGACACTGGGCAAAAGAAATGCCTTTCTCTTCACCATTGCTATAATTCTTTAAAGTAAAgggttttctttctggtttaatgTATCAGCATTAATAATAGATACAATCACTCATATACTATTCAATGAATTATGCTATGAAATAATTACTAGTCTAAATAAAAACTACCCTCAGGAAACAtggggaaaaggcaatggcaccccattccagtactcttgcctggaaaatcccatggatggaggagcctggtaggctgcagtccatggggtcgccaagagtcggacacgactgagcgacttcactttcacttttcactttcatgcattggagaaggaaatggcaacccactccagtgttcttgcctggggaatcctagggacagtggagcctggtgggctgccgtctgtggggtcgcacagagtcggacatgactgaagcgacttagcagcagcagcagcaggaaacatGTAACTGTTAATGTCTACTTTGTAGTCTAACCTGTGATAAACAGCTTCAACAGGCAAGTTTCCTTGGCACATGGGTTTCAACAGTCTTTGCCTGAGGGACCGCTTTTCTTTTAGCACTGCTTCCAAATGATTATTCATGCTTTGCAGACTATGACACTTCTGAGCTACACAAACCAGAATCAGAATTTATAGTTAGCAACAGGACAAGTTTTGAAATCACTATCAACATCAAAAATCAATCCCACCACTTCTCTCCTAAATATCTCCCCTTTGCTATCTTTAATACCCAACACTAGTTTCATTTTcaactattaatattttctcttactCTTCCTATTGACTACCCAATCTAGTGCTAAATTCTTAGTGTTTTCCAATTCTACTCCTACTTTTTATAGCCAgagccatatttttcacataaaGTCTTTGCCTCTAATATTCTATATGAACACTAAAAAGTAAACATTTGTCTTATCAGTTACTTTTATGTCAGTATTTTCCCCAGAATTCAGTTAATGGCTATCAACTGACTCTTaacttattatttaaaaaaaatctcaaacttaCAGAAGTTTCAAGAAAAGTTCACTGACTGAATTCCCATAGACATTTCACCTAGACTCACAAACCAACATTTGGctacattttttctctttctttacactcacatacatatatttttcataacCAATCTGAGAGTAAGTTGCAGATGTCATGACCTTTTAACTTCTAAAACTTTAGCATGTATTTTCCCAAACAGGAACATTCTCTAATGTAACAACAAGTGTAGTTATATAAGAGAATCAAATCACTACTATTAAATTCAGATAATTTAACATTGGTACAATACTACCAATATTTAATGCAGTCTATATTTAAACATCACCAAATATCATAATAATAATGTGATTTataccaaaaattttttttttctaatcaaatATTCAATCCATGGTTACCCTTTGCTTTAGCTATCATGTCCCTTTAGGATACTTTCATCTGTAAGATTCTTCAGCCTTTGTCTTTTAAGCTCTACTGACTCTGAGGAGCTCCTACCTCAGCCACTTTTTATGCTATTTGCAATAGCTAAGCCCACAGAAAAGCTGACTTTGTTAGCTTTGGCATAATACCTGGAAAAATTATCATAACCTTGTAGCCTAGTGCTTATTTAAAGTAATCTTAAGAAAAAGTTGACATTCGAATGATTACTCATTTAATTAAATCACTTACCCAAAAAGGAAGGATGGACAACATCTGCTGCATCTTTTTCTAGGCTTAGGAGTTCAATTTCCAGGTTTTTCTACATTAGAAACAAAAATACCACTTAGCTTACCTGAAGTAAAAGCTtaaactttgattttaaaaaaaggacagtcttTAACTCAGGAATATTTAAAGGGAGCAGGAAGATGGGCTTTTCATTTTGGTGTTTAAGCCCTGTTGCTGCTATTGCTACTACTCATTACTACTATGATTACTACTGTTATCAACTACTGCAAAGAAAAGCATACACAGCTATGTGCTAGATACCATTCTACTTGCAAGGAAATTGCTGGAACCAATTAAGATGCTTTCCTTTAGTAGAAGTGGAAAGTAGAAACTCCAGCAAAATTTACCTGGTAGAtttcagcttgaatatctgtGATCTGCTGTAGTCTGGAGAAGTTCACAAAGCAAGAAGTTGATTTCTTAGATATATTTAACATTTCCTATTGGTAAGTGAACAGACAAAGTAAGTAGTAGTATGTCAGAAAAAGTTTCTGTATGCACTGGAATAGCATGCGCACATATCTAAAATATGAGGATATGTCCAACACTCCCCCTGAAAAATGAAGTACAGATTAGGATAATAGCAATGtgtatttcctgtttttaaaacctCCACCATCAGAAATCCTTtacccaaatatttaaaaaataataaaaacaaagaaaatcactTTGTATTATTTCCTAAAGCATCATGCACACCAGACTGGCACTACTGATAGTTTACCAGAGAATTCTAAGGCTGAGTTTGCTAGAGAACCACTTCTACACAAATGACCAAGACCTAGTCTACCAGGCCTTGCTGATTAGGGGCTAAAATCAAACACTCTGGGCCACAGAATCATTCATCTGATTCATTAAATGACCTCTGTTGGCTACAAGTCATTCATATTGTCTCTTTCCATATTCTTCCTCTCTCAGATAAAGGAATAGTTTTGTCCAGGCATAATTATTCTTGTAAAAAGCCTACCCCCTTGCCCCACTTCCTTTATATCCTTTCAGTCTgttatatcactttttaaaattgcagGTTACCATAGAATAAGAACATTCTCTTTTTCATCCCTTGGCTTCATCCATAgttttttctattctctttttcttttctagaatgtTGGCACAGGAAAGAACTTCAGATACCATATAGGCCAGGGGCTGGGAAGCTACCGCCTATGAATTAAATACAGCCCATTGCCTGTTTTTGTGTAGCTTAAGGGTTAAGAATGGTTTTTATGTTTCTTAAttgttggagaaaaaaaaatcaaaagaaaaatattttgtgacacatggaaattaaatgaaattcaaattttaggGTCCAGAAATAAAGTTTCGCTGAAACTCAACTtcgttcattcatttacttatctCATGTTGTTCTCATACTAAAATAGCTTAgttttgaccctatggacctaAAAGCCTCAAGTACTTACTCTATGGCCCTTCATGGCAAAAGTTGGCTGAATAATGATAATCAATTTTATAaacattgagttagacaatggGAGATTCAAAGATGAATGAAACAAGCTCTCTGCCCTTAACAAGCTCATGATGGATGGTAAGGAAAAGGTATTCTAGACATTACAAATACTCAGTAACTGTGAGTTAGTACTAACATATATGTGAGAAGGGAAAGATCAATCTGGAAACATAGTTTCCTACATAATCATGGGAGATCTTGATAGCTATAATAAGCAATCATAATGCAGAAAATGAGGGCAATTTAAAGTTTTCTGATGAAGTGACATAATCATATATAATACCTATTTTAGAAATGTAAATGGAGATagtatggaaaataaaattaatggagATGGGGGGAGGAAGGAGTGGGAAGTGTCTGCTTAATGAGTATGGGGATTCCATTGGGGATAATaaagaaaagtttgaaaatagTTTCACAACATTGTGGGGTAAAAACCCCAACCTACTCTGGTAATGAGCCAACAACatcaaacagacaaaaaattAGTAGAGCTGGACTGGAGGTTGGATATTTAGACAAGTGGCTGCCACAGCATACCCAGTGAGAAGATAAGACTGGATTAGGTCAGTAGCAGTtaaaaaggaaagggagggagagatatTAGTTCCTAAGAAGATGGAATTTACAAGTCCTAGTTGATACAGGGAATGAGGAATAAAGTCAAGTCAGTAATGACTCCCAAGGATTCGGCTTCAGGTGATTGGACAGATAGTTATGTCATTCACCGAGGTAGACAACACAGGATATTTTACTGATGGCAAACCTGAGGACTGGGGAGGTTAAGTATTAGTTCAACTTTATACTGCCAATGTGTAACAGGGCTGAAATGAGAATAcgttcaatttgcatttccattaTATTGGCCTGACTCTTTCTGCTCTCAGAAGTAAATTAAAGGTAAGAAGGTAAATTAAAGTAAAACATCTCCTATTTCTCAATGTAACTTCCTCCTTCTCTGGTACCTCTTCATCCTTCCATGTTTGTACACTAATCTTGGTTGCATGTTTGCAAACTAGTAAACTCTTGGGTTCAACAACAGGGTAATGGAGCTTATCCAAAAACATGCAAGAGAAACCGGAGGGAAA from Capra hircus breed San Clemente chromosome 10, ASM170441v1, whole genome shotgun sequence encodes the following:
- the HAUS2 gene encoding HAUS augmin-like complex subunit 2; the encoded protein is MAAANPWDPATAPNAAGLLLGHFITSELVTEEMLNISKKSTSCFVNFSRLQQITDIQAEIYQKNLEIELLSLEKDAADVVHPSFLAQKCHSLQSMNNHLEAVLKEKRSLRQRLLKPMCQGNLPVEAVYHRYMVHLLELAVTFIERLEDHLETIRNIPHLDADLKKMSTALAKMDILVTETEELAENVLKWREQQKEVSSYIPKILAEKNSLHKHDVIVPPLPLTSKVNVQTINAK